In one Brevibacillus composti genomic region, the following are encoded:
- the garR gene encoding 2-hydroxy-3-oxopropionate reductase, translating into MKVGFIGLGIMGKPMAKNLLKKGYDVTVYDINEQAVEELTMDGAVGAFSPREVAIASALIITMLPNNEIVKNVILGENGIIHGAKAGTIVVDMSSISPVVSKELALALREKGVEMLDAPVSGGEPKAVDGTLAIMAGGDPETFKRAEPVLACMGKEVTWVGENGCGTMTKLANQIIVNVNIAAMSEALVLAAKAGIDIEKMYQAIRSGLAGSAVLDAKVPLILERNFQAGGRIDINLKDLTNVKEAAEAIAAPIPLTRQVLDIFHALQAEGKQADDHAGIVQYYEKQAGVIVEKRK; encoded by the coding sequence ATGAAAGTCGGCTTTATCGGACTTGGCATCATGGGCAAGCCGATGGCGAAGAATCTCTTGAAAAAGGGATATGACGTCACGGTCTATGACATCAATGAACAGGCGGTAGAAGAGTTGACCATGGACGGCGCGGTCGGCGCATTTTCTCCCCGTGAAGTCGCGATTGCAAGCGCTCTCATCATCACCATGCTGCCCAATAATGAGATCGTCAAGAATGTCATTCTCGGAGAAAACGGGATCATTCACGGTGCCAAGGCTGGCACGATCGTGGTCGACATGAGCTCGATCTCCCCCGTGGTCAGCAAAGAGCTGGCGCTGGCCCTCAGGGAAAAAGGTGTGGAGATGCTGGACGCCCCCGTCAGCGGCGGCGAGCCAAAAGCGGTCGACGGCACGCTGGCGATCATGGCAGGCGGAGATCCGGAAACATTCAAGCGGGCAGAGCCGGTGCTGGCTTGCATGGGCAAAGAGGTGACCTGGGTAGGCGAGAACGGCTGCGGCACGATGACGAAACTGGCCAATCAGATCATCGTCAATGTGAACATTGCCGCCATGTCGGAGGCGCTCGTCCTGGCCGCCAAAGCCGGAATCGATATCGAGAAAATGTATCAGGCCATCCGCAGCGGCCTCGCCGGAAGTGCGGTTCTCGATGCCAAAGTACCGCTCATCCTGGAGCGCAACTTCCAGGCCGGCGGACGCATTGACATCAATCTGAAGGATTTGACCAACGTCAAAGAAGCGGCAGAAGCCATCGCAGCGCCGATCCCGCTGACGCGCCAGGTGCTGGATATCTTCCACGCGCTGCAAGCCGAAGGCAAACAGGCAGACGACCATGCCGGAATCGTCCAATATTATGAAAAACAAGCTGGCGTGATCGTCGAAAAACGCAAATAG
- a CDS encoding GntR family transcriptional regulator: MNKQPFQLAYLTAYEYIRDKILSGELPRGTKLVEERLAEEIGISRTPVRESIRKLEQEGLIKQKRVVNPSSVDLQNIFQVRILLEGFSARCAATYMSEETLGRLHDCITIARSGTIEETMKANKEFHDIIVQSSNNPQMIDIIDRMSSIIYLFRKTVVYHKRPFLIDEHQEIYDAISAHDGDRAERLMQEHLQADLDFCLHLLKA; the protein is encoded by the coding sequence ATGAACAAACAACCGTTTCAATTAGCGTACCTGACGGCGTATGAATATATTCGGGACAAGATTTTAAGCGGAGAGCTTCCACGGGGGACCAAATTGGTCGAGGAGAGATTGGCGGAGGAGATCGGAATCAGCCGGACGCCTGTCCGCGAATCGATCCGCAAGCTGGAGCAGGAGGGCCTGATCAAACAGAAAAGAGTCGTGAATCCATCGAGCGTGGACCTGCAAAACATCTTTCAGGTGCGCATCCTGCTCGAAGGCTTCTCGGCCCGTTGTGCGGCGACCTATATGAGTGAAGAGACCCTGGGACGGCTCCACGACTGCATCACCATCGCCAGAAGCGGCACCATCGAGGAGACGATGAAGGCCAATAAGGAATTCCACGACATCATCGTGCAATCGAGCAACAATCCCCAAATGATCGATATTATCGACCGCATGTCGTCCATTATCTACCTGTTTCGCAAAACCGTCGTCTATCACAAGCGTCCTTTTCTCATCGATGAGCATCAGGAGATTTACGATGCAATCAGCGCGCATGACGGGGATAGAGCGGAGCGCCTGATGCAAGAGCATCTGCAGGCAGACCTGGATTTTTGTCTGCATCTGCTGAAGGCATGA
- a CDS encoding response regulator transcription factor, which translates to MIRIVIAEDQRMLLGALASLLDLEEDMEVVGRASNGEDAVKLVHLHKPDICIMDIEMPVKSGLEAAEELRGCGCKVMILTTFARPGYFERALKAGAHGYLLKDSPSEELASSIRSIMAGRRIYASELVDEAYGQENPLTEREKEVLLLIADGKNTKEIASQLFLTTGTVRNYISTILDKLGVSNRIEAIMRFKEQGWFK; encoded by the coding sequence ATGATTCGCATTGTGATTGCCGAGGATCAGCGCATGCTGCTGGGCGCACTTGCTTCCCTGCTCGACCTGGAAGAAGATATGGAGGTCGTCGGGCGGGCCAGCAATGGCGAGGATGCCGTCAAGCTCGTACACCTGCACAAGCCGGATATTTGCATCATGGATATCGAGATGCCGGTGAAGAGCGGACTCGAAGCCGCAGAGGAATTGAGGGGCTGCGGCTGCAAGGTGATGATTCTGACCACCTTTGCCCGTCCCGGCTATTTTGAGCGGGCGCTGAAAGCGGGAGCCCACGGCTACCTCTTGAAAGACAGCCCGAGCGAAGAGCTGGCCAGCTCCATCCGCAGCATCATGGCGGGGCGGCGCATCTACGCATCAGAACTGGTGGATGAGGCGTACGGGCAGGAAAATCCGCTGACCGAGCGGGAAAAAGAAGTGCTGCTGCTCATCGCCGACGGAAAAAACACCAAAGAAATTGCCAGCCAGCTCTTTCTGACCACCGGAACCGTCCGCAACTACATCTCCACGATTCTCGACAAGCTGGGCGTCAGCAACCGGATCGAAGCGATCATGCGGTTCAAAGAACAGGGATGGTTCAAATAG
- a CDS encoding CGNR zinc finger domain-containing protein produces MNPYDALEVLADFCNTRDQRMRYENDPGLDHLLTREQLQQWLHQHELLAEAAQVGDEELHLARELRRGLRMAIDPRADWQAEAAASLNEVASRCPIGIYFDPAVQGSLHAAGTDARQAIGKLLLLVLQVQQAGYWDRLKMCAASDCLWVFIDRSRPGSGKWCSMQACGNRAKKRTFRQRQKAGKEEIPE; encoded by the coding sequence ATGAATCCTTACGATGCTTTGGAAGTCCTGGCTGACTTTTGCAATACCCGCGACCAGCGAATGCGCTATGAAAACGATCCCGGCCTCGATCATCTACTGACGCGGGAACAATTGCAGCAATGGCTGCACCAGCATGAGCTGCTCGCCGAAGCCGCGCAGGTTGGCGACGAGGAGCTGCATCTGGCGCGGGAGCTGCGCAGAGGGCTCCGCATGGCGATCGATCCGCGTGCTGACTGGCAGGCGGAGGCGGCCGCTTCTCTCAATGAGGTGGCCTCCCGCTGCCCGATCGGCATTTATTTTGATCCGGCTGTACAGGGGTCTCTTCATGCTGCCGGGACCGATGCGAGACAAGCCATCGGGAAGCTGCTCCTCCTGGTGCTTCAGGTCCAGCAGGCCGGTTACTGGGACCGCCTGAAAATGTGCGCCGCATCGGACTGCCTCTGGGTCTTTATTGACCGTTCTCGCCCGGGAAGCGGCAAATGGTGCTCGATGCAGGCCTGTGGAAACCGGGCGAAAAAGAGGACGTTTCGGCAGCGGCAGAAGGCGGGGAAAGAAGAAATCCCTGAGTAG
- a CDS encoding VOC family protein → MFAGQAEEAMNFYLSVFDQSEIKQITYQENGSVLHATFALKGQSFMCIDNLTGHPHAYTPALSLFVQCDSEEEIDTVFDKLSQGGKMLMPLEPSPFSEKFGWVEDRYGVSWQVNLAKQ, encoded by the coding sequence ATGTTCGCAGGCCAGGCAGAAGAGGCGATGAATTTTTATCTCTCGGTCTTTGACCAGTCCGAGATCAAGCAGATTACCTATCAGGAGAATGGGAGCGTGCTGCATGCCACTTTTGCCTTAAAAGGGCAGTCGTTTATGTGCATCGACAATCTGACCGGGCATCCTCATGCGTATACACCCGCCTTGTCTCTCTTTGTCCAATGCGACAGCGAGGAGGAAATCGACACGGTTTTCGATAAGCTGTCGCAGGGAGGGAAGATGCTGATGCCGCTCGAACCTTCGCCCTTCAGTGAAAAATTCGGCTGGGTGGAAGATCGGTACGGGGTCTCCTGGCAGGTGAATTTGGCCAAGCAATAA
- a CDS encoding four-carbon acid sugar kinase family protein: MNTKKRAARDVFDSLPQVDRSAVDDLLAQELRQLGRKIIVLDDDPTGVQTVHGVSVYTDWSPESIEQGFAEEHPLFFILTNSRGMIASETEAVHRQIARQIAEVADKRNQPFMLISRGDSTLRGHYPLETQTLRETIEAQTEIVFDGEVLLPFFQEGGRYTVDNIHYVQYGTELVPAGETEFARDRTFGYRSSHLGEWVEEKSGGAYTAADTTYITLESIRALKIDLIAGQLQRVTDFRKVVVNAVDYVDVKIFAIALLRALKAGKQFLFRTAAAFTKVIGGISDKPCLTREELIAEETGTGGLILVGSHVKKTTEQLAELQNNPAIRFIQLDSHLVLEPARFQAEVDRVVARCEELIASGETVAVYTRRERLDLGPDKQEEELQLSVNISDAVTSIVQRLTVRPRYIIAKGGITSSDIGTKGLRVRRATVAGQIKPGVPVWKTGAESKFPGIAYVIFPGNVGTTMTLRETVEILEGCGQR, from the coding sequence GTGAACACCAAAAAACGAGCAGCCCGCGACGTATTCGACAGCTTGCCTCAGGTAGACCGGAGTGCAGTAGATGACCTGCTCGCGCAAGAACTCCGGCAATTGGGTCGAAAAATCATCGTGCTCGACGATGATCCCACCGGCGTACAAACGGTTCACGGTGTATCGGTCTACACCGACTGGTCCCCGGAGAGCATTGAACAGGGATTCGCTGAGGAACATCCGCTCTTTTTCATCCTGACCAACTCCAGAGGCATGATCGCCAGCGAGACAGAAGCGGTTCACCGCCAGATCGCCCGCCAGATCGCCGAGGTCGCGGATAAGCGCAACCAGCCTTTTATGCTCATCAGTCGCGGAGATTCCACGCTGCGCGGGCATTATCCGCTGGAAACCCAGACGCTGCGCGAGACGATCGAGGCTCAGACAGAGATCGTCTTTGATGGCGAAGTGCTGCTTCCCTTCTTTCAGGAAGGCGGCCGCTACACGGTGGACAACATTCATTACGTGCAGTACGGGACGGAACTGGTCCCTGCCGGCGAGACGGAGTTTGCCCGGGATCGGACGTTTGGCTACCGCAGCTCCCATCTGGGCGAATGGGTCGAGGAAAAGTCGGGCGGCGCCTATACGGCGGCGGATACCACCTACATTACGCTGGAGAGCATCCGGGCGCTGAAAATCGACCTGATCGCGGGCCAGCTCCAGCGCGTGACCGACTTCCGAAAAGTCGTCGTCAACGCTGTCGATTACGTCGACGTCAAAATCTTCGCCATCGCCCTGCTCCGCGCACTAAAGGCCGGGAAACAGTTTCTCTTCCGCACCGCGGCCGCTTTCACCAAAGTCATCGGCGGCATCAGCGACAAGCCCTGCCTCACCCGGGAAGAGCTGATCGCGGAAGAGACCGGCACCGGCGGCCTGATCCTCGTCGGTTCACATGTAAAAAAGACGACGGAGCAGCTCGCAGAATTGCAAAACAATCCGGCGATCCGCTTCATCCAGCTGGACAGCCATCTGGTGCTGGAGCCGGCGCGGTTCCAGGCCGAAGTGGATCGGGTCGTTGCTCGCTGCGAGGAGCTGATCGCATCCGGCGAGACCGTGGCGGTATACACGCGGCGGGAAAGACTGGATCTCGGCCCAGACAAACAAGAGGAGGAGCTGCAGCTCTCCGTCAACATCTCGGATGCCGTCACCAGCATCGTGCAGCGGTTGACGGTGCGCCCCCGCTATATCATCGCCAAAGGCGGAATCACCTCCAGCGATATCGGCACCAAAGGCCTTCGCGTGCGCCGCGCGACGGTGGCCGGGCAGATCAAGCCGGGTGTCCCCGTCTGGAAGACAGGAGCCGAAAGCAAGTTCCCGGGAATCGCCTACGTCATCTTCCCTGGCAATGTGGGGACGACGATGACCTTGCGCGAGACCGTGGAGATTTTGGAAGGATGCGGACAGCGATGA
- a CDS encoding GntP family permease, with protein sequence MVTGTMLIVIFLLSLAALFFLILKLKMEPFLSLIGVAFVTALAIGMPIKDVPGIVTAGFGNTLAGVGILIGLGVIFGQFLAASGAVEKIAESIMKVFGMKRSPAGLALTGTAVSIPVFFDAAFVILSGLVRSLATRTGFSFLTFVTALSIGLIVSHNMIAPTPGPLVVAENTGSDLGLFILYGIICSIPATLVGGYLYGLFVGKRLDTSVHSDDPTAADTPAQAAPRKQIGAGLSLAMLALPIVLILANTVSKLLFPDTVISTMFGFIGEKNIALLISTIVAIVVLSPYISTPKAELFNEAINSAGIIILVTGAGGAFGAVINKSGIGDYLIQTMQSWSIPVLMLAFIFSQILRASLGSATVALVTTSSILGPLAGELGVSPLLLGLAICAGGIGLSLPNDSGFWVVSKFGNLTIPQTLRVWTVGGFIAGLTALGMVYVLSIFAGILPGI encoded by the coding sequence ATGGTTACGGGGACGATGTTAATTGTCATTTTTCTGTTATCGTTGGCTGCTTTGTTTTTCCTTATTCTCAAATTGAAGATGGAGCCGTTTCTCTCGCTCATCGGGGTCGCCTTTGTCACGGCACTCGCCATCGGGATGCCGATCAAGGACGTACCTGGCATCGTCACCGCAGGGTTTGGAAATACCCTGGCCGGTGTCGGGATTCTGATCGGTCTGGGCGTGATTTTCGGGCAGTTCCTCGCCGCGTCCGGCGCAGTTGAGAAGATCGCCGAGTCCATCATGAAGGTATTCGGCATGAAGCGCTCGCCTGCCGGACTGGCCCTGACCGGAACCGCCGTCTCCATTCCCGTTTTCTTCGACGCGGCCTTCGTCATTCTGAGCGGACTGGTCAGAAGCCTGGCGACGCGGACCGGCTTTTCCTTTCTCACGTTTGTAACCGCTCTCAGCATCGGACTGATCGTCTCTCACAATATGATCGCACCGACGCCGGGGCCGCTGGTGGTCGCGGAAAATACCGGCTCCGACCTGGGACTGTTTATTCTCTACGGCATTATCTGTTCGATCCCGGCCACGCTGGTCGGCGGCTATCTCTACGGCTTGTTCGTCGGCAAACGGCTGGACACGAGCGTCCACAGCGACGATCCTACTGCCGCTGACACCCCGGCGCAAGCAGCGCCCCGCAAGCAAATCGGCGCCGGCCTGTCGCTGGCCATGCTGGCTTTGCCGATCGTGCTGATTCTGGCCAATACGGTGTCGAAGCTGTTGTTCCCCGATACCGTGATCTCCACGATGTTCGGCTTTATCGGTGAAAAGAATATCGCCCTCTTGATCAGTACCATTGTCGCTATCGTCGTGCTGTCGCCGTACATTTCGACGCCGAAAGCCGAGCTTTTCAACGAAGCGATCAACTCCGCCGGGATTATCATCCTGGTGACCGGTGCGGGCGGCGCATTCGGTGCGGTGATCAACAAGAGCGGCATCGGCGACTACCTGATCCAGACCATGCAGAGCTGGAGCATCCCGGTCCTCATGCTGGCTTTCATCTTCTCGCAAATCCTGCGGGCCTCTCTCGGCTCCGCTACGGTAGCGCTAGTCACCACCTCTAGCATTCTCGGTCCGCTCGCCGGCGAGCTGGGCGTATCTCCCCTGCTCCTCGGCCTGGCGATCTGCGCAGGCGGCATCGGCTTGTCCCTGCCGAATGACTCCGGTTTCTGGGTCGTCAGCAAATTCGGGAATCTGACCATCCCGCAGACGCTCCGCGTATGGACTGTGGGTGGATTTATCGCCGGTCTGACGGCGCTCGGCATGGTCTATGTACTCAGCATATTTGCAGGGATTTTGCCAGGAATATAA
- a CDS encoding sensor histidine kinase, producing MQKWYQILHKNTGLSPYVWVVFYILPFYFIFRSSSMYEVVIGIVMILGFFICYVFSLLSKGRMIYFWTSLQIVISILMTLLFGYVYFALFLAFFIGNIQNKIGFFTLYTIHLISTVVTVNLGFILKNSEMITQLPFVLVSMIAVILLPVTTYNRNKREKLEGQLEDANKRISELVKLEERQRIARDLHDTLGQKLSLIGLKSDLANKLWNKDPVRAQIEISEIRQTARIALKEVREMVTQMRGTRLEDEIYRIRQILKAAEIEFTLEGDPNLTNTALMTENVLSMCLKEAVTNIVKHSNATCCAIAIEPGRTDLIVQVKDNGIGIGGESLSAKGNGLRGMRERLEFVNGSMEILSSESGTTVMLRVPNVFKQMEKEAGV from the coding sequence ATGCAGAAGTGGTATCAAATCCTTCATAAAAATACAGGCCTGAGTCCGTACGTATGGGTCGTTTTCTATATTCTTCCGTTTTACTTTATCTTCCGGTCCTCCTCCATGTATGAGGTCGTGATCGGAATCGTCATGATTCTGGGCTTTTTCATCTGCTACGTGTTTTCGCTGTTGTCCAAAGGCAGGATGATCTACTTTTGGACCAGTTTGCAGATCGTGATCTCCATCCTCATGACCCTCTTGTTCGGCTATGTCTACTTCGCACTTTTTCTAGCCTTTTTTATCGGCAATATCCAGAACAAGATCGGCTTTTTTACCTTGTACACGATCCATCTGATCAGCACGGTCGTCACGGTCAACCTGGGCTTTATTCTCAAAAATTCGGAGATGATTACCCAGCTGCCTTTTGTGCTGGTCAGCATGATCGCTGTCATCCTGCTGCCCGTTACGACGTACAACCGCAACAAGCGGGAGAAGCTGGAGGGACAGCTGGAGGACGCCAACAAGCGCATCTCGGAGCTGGTCAAGCTGGAAGAGCGTCAGCGCATCGCGCGCGATTTGCATGATACGCTCGGACAGAAGCTTTCCCTGATCGGCCTGAAGAGCGATTTGGCGAACAAACTGTGGAACAAAGACCCGGTCCGGGCACAGATCGAAATCAGCGAGATCCGGCAGACGGCGCGAATCGCCCTGAAGGAAGTCAGGGAGATGGTGACCCAGATGCGGGGGACGCGGCTGGAGGATGAAATCTACCGCATCCGGCAGATCTTGAAAGCGGCGGAGATTGAATTCACGCTCGAAGGCGACCCCAATCTGACCAATACCGCACTGATGACGGAGAATGTCCTCAGCATGTGCCTGAAGGAAGCCGTGACCAACATCGTCAAGCACAGCAATGCCACCTGTTGCGCCATCGCGATTGAGCCGGGCCGGACCGATCTGATCGTCCAGGTCAAGGACAACGGGATCGGCATCGGAGGGGAATCGCTGTCGGCCAAAGGAAACGGGTTGCGCGGGATGAGAGAGCGGCTGGAATTCGTCAATGGAAGCATGGAAATCCTCTCTTCGGAGAGCGGAACAACCGTGATGTTGCGGGTGCCAAATGTCTTCAAGCAAATGGAAAAGGAGGCGGGGGTATGA
- a CDS encoding MFS transporter yields the protein MSSGKQGRPPLRLLLTHRKYLQWSAAVQLMRMPSIMTSFSFVLVGGNKVGGLMITAYILCSTFFAIPGGRLIDRMGIKKGAPLFLLLAAAVLSGIAIAAAIEGEGAHGLFIPLAGLTGALLGGIPGGMRSLLSRTVPPQLLPSAIAFDATVIELVVVSAPLIAAAAAMFWVPGAVLAMSAAAAIASFLTWRLAALGEPEGRISAAGSLDSQSSADGKPQSPWSDQSGDQADEQGSGPHAKKKPASTGAFWWLQRRFVFWILLSIAFGHALGTAEVGALPIVQQSGGSSGAAAALIAVLAVSSAASGLAYAFFSHHIRLSEKLQACLLLFCTALGCFLFALSTHWVTLALSMIVIGVCTAPLMTVRSLAAEKEMPDERKAEGFSIMNVSHTIGFALGGFFLSILPLPWMVAAGGLSGLLVLLSALFLLPRPSGRQEPSRSEASYSEVP from the coding sequence ATGTCTAGTGGAAAACAGGGGCGGCCGCCCCTGCGCCTTTTGCTCACGCACCGAAAGTATTTGCAATGGTCAGCGGCGGTTCAGCTGATGCGGATGCCGTCGATTATGACCTCATTTTCATTCGTGCTGGTCGGGGGGAACAAGGTCGGCGGATTGATGATTACCGCTTACATCCTCTGTTCCACGTTTTTCGCCATCCCGGGCGGGCGGCTGATCGACCGGATGGGGATAAAAAAGGGAGCCCCGCTCTTTTTGCTGCTGGCGGCTGCGGTATTGTCCGGGATCGCGATTGCCGCTGCGATAGAGGGCGAAGGCGCACACGGGCTGTTTATCCCCCTTGCCGGGTTGACCGGAGCGCTCCTGGGCGGGATACCCGGGGGCATGCGTTCCCTGCTCAGCAGGACGGTTCCGCCGCAGCTGCTTCCTTCGGCGATCGCTTTCGACGCGACTGTCATCGAGCTGGTGGTCGTAAGTGCGCCGCTGATCGCTGCGGCAGCCGCCATGTTTTGGGTGCCGGGTGCGGTACTCGCGATGAGCGCAGCCGCCGCAATTGCTTCGTTCCTGACCTGGAGGCTGGCCGCTCTGGGGGAGCCGGAGGGCAGGATATCCGCCGCTGGAAGCCTAGATTCGCAGTCATCCGCCGATGGGAAGCCGCAGTCTCCATGGTCCGATCAGTCAGGGGACCAGGCAGACGAACAAGGCTCTGGCCCGCATGCCAAAAAGAAGCCCGCCTCTACCGGAGCGTTTTGGTGGCTCCAGCGCCGTTTTGTCTTTTGGATCCTGCTCAGCATCGCTTTTGGCCACGCGCTGGGCACGGCCGAAGTGGGAGCGCTGCCGATCGTGCAGCAATCCGGAGGCAGCAGCGGTGCCGCGGCCGCGCTGATTGCCGTACTGGCTGTCAGCAGCGCTGCGAGCGGCCTGGCCTACGCATTCTTTTCCCATCACATTCGCCTTTCGGAAAAGCTGCAAGCCTGCCTCCTCCTTTTCTGTACCGCACTGGGCTGTTTCCTGTTCGCCCTCTCCACCCATTGGGTGACGCTCGCCCTCTCGATGATCGTGATCGGGGTATGCACGGCGCCGCTGATGACGGTCCGTTCCCTCGCGGCGGAAAAGGAAATGCCGGACGAGCGAAAGGCAGAAGGTTTCAGTATCATGAATGTAAGCCACACCATTGGGTTTGCACTCGGAGGCTTTTTCTTATCCATCTTGCCTTTGCCCTGGATGGTTGCGGCAGGCGGGCTCAGCGGACTGTTGGTATTGCTGTCTGCACTGTTCCTCTTGCCCCGTCCAAGCGGAAGGCAGGAACCATCCCGATCAGAGGCGAGCTATTCGGAGGTGCCGTGA
- a CDS encoding winged helix-turn-helix domain-containing protein has protein sequence MKTVKTLKTTKRALRRFLLETQLLLDGHPDDPAPQLRDQVRRVIRQLECVQIDPVNAVRPNQHLVLAARIPGYEPQVLGELLTEGDFFEYLANAACVIPIEDYPIFEPTRQRMRERVQPHLDQLRPIADSVLEKLRQEGPLPSRAFESDLRVHGYWDNVSAKTKATSHALNLLLDAAEITIVGREGNQRLFDLTSRVVPTDLLQRGKEIRTEEALDALLDKYLRAYRVFEPSDPRFGWQRMSAGERRAALERRIASGAVMPVEVEGLPKPYYILAADRERLQMQSDHVLAWTEERESDVEGEGAIRFLPPLDNLLWSRKRLEDLFSFEYRWEIYTPAVKRQYGYYAMPILAGDRLIGRMDPRLDKKNRHLTVQLLQIDRQVKFTRTLKKKVHEALQAFAAAHGAEAVAIEQTRLK, from the coding sequence ATGAAAACAGTGAAGACATTAAAAACAACCAAACGGGCGCTGCGGCGGTTTTTGCTGGAGACCCAACTGCTGCTGGATGGGCACCCGGATGACCCGGCCCCGCAGCTTCGCGACCAGGTACGGCGCGTGATCCGGCAGCTGGAATGCGTGCAGATTGATCCGGTAAATGCCGTCCGTCCCAACCAGCATCTGGTGCTGGCGGCGCGGATTCCCGGATACGAGCCGCAGGTGCTGGGCGAGCTGCTTACCGAAGGGGATTTCTTCGAGTACCTGGCCAATGCCGCCTGCGTCATCCCCATCGAGGACTACCCGATCTTTGAGCCGACGCGGCAGCGTATGCGCGAGCGGGTCCAGCCGCATCTCGACCAGCTCCGTCCAATTGCGGACAGCGTGCTGGAAAAGCTGCGTCAGGAAGGGCCGCTGCCGTCCAGAGCATTTGAATCGGATCTCAGGGTCCACGGGTACTGGGACAATGTCAGCGCCAAAACAAAAGCGACCTCGCACGCCCTGAATCTGCTCCTGGATGCGGCGGAGATCACGATCGTCGGTCGCGAGGGGAACCAGCGCCTGTTCGATCTCACCAGCCGCGTCGTGCCGACAGATTTGTTGCAGCGGGGCAAAGAGATTCGGACGGAAGAGGCGCTGGACGCGCTCTTGGACAAGTACCTTCGGGCGTACCGCGTGTTTGAGCCGAGCGATCCGCGCTTTGGCTGGCAGCGGATGAGCGCGGGCGAGCGGCGGGCGGCTCTGGAGCGGCGCATTGCTTCGGGAGCAGTGATGCCGGTGGAAGTGGAGGGACTCCCCAAGCCTTATTACATCCTCGCGGCGGATCGCGAGCGGCTGCAGATGCAGAGCGACCATGTGCTGGCGTGGACCGAAGAGCGGGAGAGCGATGTTGAGGGGGAGGGAGCGATTCGGTTCCTGCCGCCTCTGGATAATCTGCTGTGGAGCCGCAAGCGGTTGGAAGACCTGTTTTCCTTCGAGTACCGCTGGGAAATCTACACGCCGGCCGTCAAACGTCAGTACGGTTATTACGCCATGCCGATATTGGCCGGAGACCGCCTGATCGGCCGCATGGACCCGCGCCTCGATAAAAAGAACCGTCATCTGACGGTACAGCTGCTGCAAATTGACCGGCAGGTGAAATTCACGAGAACGCTGAAGAAAAAGGTGCATGAAGCGCTGCAGGCATTCGCCGCTGCCCATGGCGCGGAGGCGGTTGCCATTGAACAAACCCGGCTGAAATAG
- a CDS encoding fatty acid desaturase, producing the protein MHDTRISQLKKIIAPFEKTNTMSSIWQLINTLVPLIILWYAAYQTLSVSYWLTFPLLIVAAGFVIRTFIIFHDCCHQSFFKSRLANDILGTITGVLTVVPYEQWKLSHSIHHATSSNLDKRGVGDIWILTVDEYLSAPLWKRFAYRVYRNPFVMFGIGPIFVFLIQYRFNRKGARRKERLNTYLTNVLIVLLYAALIWAIGWQAFLLIQGPIFFISGFLGIWLFYVQHQFEDTYYENEDQWSYVKAAVEGSSYYKLPKPLQWVTGNIGFHHVHHLSPKVPNYYLEQAHNSTPPLQKATTITLATSLKSLRFRLWDEQGKRFISFKELNAFYRKAKSATESI; encoded by the coding sequence ATGCATGATACCCGGATTTCCCAATTGAAAAAGATCATCGCTCCTTTCGAAAAAACCAACACCATGTCGAGCATTTGGCAGTTGATCAACACCCTGGTTCCCTTGATTATCCTCTGGTATGCGGCCTATCAGACACTGTCGGTCTCGTATTGGCTCACCTTTCCGCTCCTGATTGTTGCGGCTGGATTTGTCATCCGCACGTTTATCATCTTTCACGACTGCTGCCACCAGTCTTTCTTCAAAAGCCGGCTGGCGAATGACATCCTGGGCACCATCACCGGCGTGCTGACCGTCGTTCCGTATGAACAATGGAAGCTCAGCCACTCCATCCACCACGCGACCAGCAGCAACCTCGACAAGCGGGGAGTGGGCGACATCTGGATCCTGACCGTAGACGAGTACTTGTCGGCCCCTCTTTGGAAACGCTTCGCGTACCGGGTCTACCGAAATCCTTTCGTCATGTTCGGGATCGGTCCGATCTTTGTGTTTTTGATTCAGTACCGCTTTAACCGCAAAGGCGCGAGAAGAAAAGAGCGACTGAATACGTACCTGACGAATGTATTGATCGTTCTTTTGTATGCCGCCCTGATCTGGGCGATCGGCTGGCAGGCGTTTCTCTTGATTCAAGGTCCGATCTTTTTCATCTCCGGCTTCTTGGGCATTTGGCTGTTCTATGTGCAGCATCAGTTCGAGGATACCTATTATGAGAATGAAGACCAGTGGAGCTACGTAAAGGCGGCTGTGGAAGGCAGCTCCTACTACAAGCTGCCGAAGCCGCTGCAGTGGGTGACGGGCAATATCGGCTTTCACCACGTCCACCACTTGAGTCCCAAAGTGCCGAACTACTATTTGGAGCAGGCGCATAACTCCACTCCGCCTCTGCAGAAGGCCACGACGATCACGCTGGCGACCAGTCTCAAGTCGCTCCGGTTCCGCCTCTGGGATGAACAGGGCAAACGGTTCATCAGCTTTAAGGAACTGAACGCGTTTTACCGCAAAGCGAAGTCCGCGACTGAAAGCATATAA